One window of Kryptolebias marmoratus isolate JLee-2015 linkage group LG3, ASM164957v2, whole genome shotgun sequence genomic DNA carries:
- the ten1 gene encoding CST complex subunit TEN1 has translation MLKMSILPPVAEFRFPWEMSSVKDGESVRTFGRLVSYQPEESRATLSAQHASKEHQVFVKTVFVEPFNPIIGAQYLVLGEADISEELGVVIRARVFNCVDGVNIALLQKAISHQRSFFRERESKRSDSAPPADST, from the exons ATGTTAAAAATGTCAATACTTCCTCCAGTCGCAGAATTCCGTTTTCCATGGGAAATGAGCTCTGTGAAGGACGGGGAGTCGGTGAGGACATTTGGCAG ACTTGTCAGCTATCAGCCAGAGGAGTCCAGGGCCACGCTGTCAGCTCAGCATGCTTCGAAAGAGCACCAAGTGTTTGTCAAGACTGTGTTTGTCGAGCCCTTTAACCCAATAATAGGAGCCCAATACTTAGTTCTGGGTGAAGCAGACATTTctgaag AGCTTGGCGTGGTGATTCGTGCCCGTGTGTTCAACTGTGTTGATGGTGTAAACATTGCACTTCTGCAGAAAGCCATCAGTCACCAAAGGAGCTTCTTCAGGGAGAGGGAGAGCAAACGGAGCGATTCTGCACCACCTGCAGATTCAACCTGA